Sequence from the Alosa sapidissima isolate fAloSap1 chromosome 21, fAloSap1.pri, whole genome shotgun sequence genome:
AGTTacctttttaaaatgtatagATGTAAGGTATATTATGAAATGCAGCCATCTTCTACACCAACAGAGTCCTGAAGACATacaagttacttttaaaaatgtatagatatacagtatattagaaAATATGTTATGGACAGAGTGCTATTAGTATACTGAACATATGTTTTGTTGTGTGACATACCAGTTTGGACAGAGACCAATTATATACCGTACTGTAAAATGTTTTGAGGAAGTAAGGCTAGTgagggtatgtttgtgtgcccCACAGTGATGCACGTCATGTGGACTGGGTGCACTCTTATCTTAGCATCTGGACTGAAATGCAGGAGTTCATCAAACTGTACCATGCCACTGGCCTTGCCTGGAGTACAACTGTAAGTCTTgccaacagtgtgtgtgatgaatataaacacaacaaatatttactGTATGATTGTCTAAGCTTTGTCTATGTGCCATGCtacttgaggtgtgtgtgtgtactgtatgtgtgccacagacagacacttgagatggcaagatgggggtggctTAGTGTCAGCTGTCCCCCATGCTGTgaggtgtcagtgtgtgtgcttgacttttgtgtgtgtgtgtgtctgtgtgtgtgtgtgtgtgtgttaaggagtGTGTGGTTAAGACAGGTGGTCCTCAGGGTCTTGTTCAATAGGGTTTCTTTTGGAGGAAATATACTCCGACAAAAGCCTACTGTGTCCCGGGATATCAcacctgctctcacacacacgccacatgtAATCTAAACTGCCACACTGCTGTTCCATTCTCATTAGCCTacaaatactacacacacacacacacacacacacacacacacacacacacacacacacacacacacacacacacacacacacttagaccaGGATAGAAGGATAAACAGCAGCACAGAGAGGGAACAGCACTCATACACAAAAACCTGTACAAAAACAACTGAACACACACCTCACTACACACATATCTCACTGCACACATATGCTTGACTAGATACAACGAAATAGCACATTCTAAAAAAagagaataaacaaacaaaagccaCACTTCACACTCTGTTCACAGACTGTATCAGTccttgttacacacacactctttgtttctctctgttgctctcggGGTTGGCTTTCttctgttggtttgtttgtttgactgaTGAGTTCTGATGTCACAGTGCTCAGGTCAGAGGCCAAAGGGTGGATATGTGCAGACTACAactggtcgtgtgtgtgtgtgtgtgagcgagagagagcaagagagagagaggggggggggggggtagtcggTTATTTTAAGGACATTTCTATGTTGGAGTACTTAATAGAAGTAAAGGAAGGTGTATTGCAAAGGGGATGTCTTTATACCATTGTTATACCCAATTTACCTGCCATTTGTAAGTTGATAAACTCAACTGAAAAAGTGGTGCTTATTCAGGAATAACTCctgcaaataaaataaaaaaaactgcaaaTATACTGTACCGTTACCTCTGGAAACATTACTCGGAACAAAACAATTGTTGTTATTTTACACTAGTCATATAGTCAAAGAAGGCATCCAGTCTGTCAgtaacagctgtgtgtgtgtgtgtgtgtgtgtgtgtatgtgagagagatagagagagtcagatagagtgtgggtgggtgaggcaGAGAGGCAGGGGGAGCACATTAGCTGGCTTCTGGACAGTTAACACCTGTTGCCTTGAGAAGGGTCATGTTAAGAGCAGCTCTTTAACCAAACACGTAGCTGAAAGAGGTCATTGTGTTGACAGTACTTTGAAAGCCAGACAAATGCTATCACAGTTTACCTCACATGAACATAAGAACCTAATACTGCAGTATACACACTCTGTGTCAACAGTATACAAATAATGTGGCTgttcatgtaaataaacatgtatacacacaaatacacagacatgtGTAGGTATGTAAGTTAAGACACTAAGTGGCTAGAGGAAAAGCCCTTTTTGAGGCAGAACAAGAGGTCCCACAACTGCTTGAGTTTTGTTTGCTGCCTTGTACTCCCCCTGCAGGTGTGCTCAGATTACTGCAGTAGAAGTTATAGAAACAGCATCTCATCTGGAATACTTGGAGGAGAATTTCAGTGGATATGAAAAGGCATGTCTGTATAAACAGAACCTACAGTGATAGTAATATGACTAAGAACAGATATAGGTTAGAACACCAGTCAAGAGGAACCAATGTGAAGATTTAAATCTTCCATCATATACAGAATCCGTCTGTATCCATTTGTCTCTCTGCCCTATATCGCCCTCTGACTTAACTATattcagcacacacaaacacacacattttatcatTGCAATGAATTCTACCTCTATCTTATTAATTATCTCACAAAACAATATAACTAGTCAATGCGCATGGTGGGTACAGCACTAAGTATATGACCCGGGTCATCAGTGTCAGGTACTTGGGAATGACcacccttctctcttcttctctaccCCTGTTCCCCTCTCCTCAGGGTCCCATCGCCCCGGTCTCCCTGTCCGGCCCTGCTCCTGTAGGTCCTTGTCCCccgcctcctccaccaccccccgGCCCTCCGCCAGTCTTCACCGATGAGGAGGGACCCAAGCAGGGTGGCCCCTCTGCCCAGAGGTCAGCCCTGTTCGCCCAGCTCAACCAGGGAGCGGACATTACTAAAGGTGTGTCCAATGGGCTAATAGCAGCAGTAATGGAGGAAGAGGCGGGAGCTGCTATCACTAAGCTGCTGCAGTATGCCCTTGAGCCCATGCCTACCATGTTCATCCTGGCAATTAACAATTAACAGTGTTTACCGCGTCGTATTTCCTGAGCAGATGTGTTGTCGCTCTTTCTCAGTTCTGAAGCACGTGTCTGATGAGCAGAAGACCCATAAGAACCCAGGACTGCGGTCTCAGGGTGGACCACAgcaggggcagcagcagcaggcctcGCCCGCTAAATCCAAAAACCAGAGGAAGAAACAGAACAAGAAGCACCCCCCTGTGCTGGAGCTGGAGGGGAAGAAGTGGAGAGTGGTGTGTGCAGCAGAACATCACATAACTCACACTGTCAGCTTTGTCATCCTGAGGCTCTTTCTCACTGCCTCAGACCTCATTTCACCATGGGAATaagcagtggttaaagtgggatttggcaggtgtgggaaccctaaaatccagtgtcggtgcaacagggaaaaatgactcaccgttggacaacatattgagtatcgtggtgtagcaatactttttggacaagaattgctagcttcttggtcacctctgtacacgcGAAAAATTtactcaccatttattttaacaatatcattgcgctatatcgttggtatgaaagaatatatactgctcaaagaaatttaagggaacacttcaatcatataCTGGattggtactctgacactgtttggttctgagcacaagtaaaacctttgaggcgagtgttttattttgcaagaactgtcagacattctgtgaatgtagtttgagaatggagaaaagggtggaaggtttcaaaaaatgtgttttaacaattgtggaaaactgcaagtgttcccttaatttttttgagcagtatatttattattaatttatctgaggtggcggaactgtgttccaaccccccccccccaccccacacacacacacacacacacacacacacacacacacacacacacacacacacacacacacacactttaaccccTGGGAATAAGGGAGGAGGGATGTGCAGAGATGACCCCAGCTGCACTAGAGTGTTGTCCAGCATAGCCACAGTACAAAACAGACCATTTAGAAACGCCATCTAGAAACAGGTTTTTGAATGACTTTTTGTGAATGAATTTTAGATGATCCTAACATTTTATCGGCACAGCACTACAAATGCTATTTCTTCTATGGTTCGCATTATATGAAAATAGTACATGTTGTGCTGACTGGTTCAACAATTGTAGAATGTTCAGCTATATTTGTTAATATCCATGGAGTTTTGGTTGCCCACAAATGTTCTCAGTTGGCTGCCACTGTGCAGATAAGCAGACAAGGCCAGTTGCTTGAGTGAATCTGGTGTGTTCCATGTTCCATGGTGTGTTCTGTCTCATGAATAGGAGTACCTGGTGTTCCATGGTGTGTTCTGTCTCATGAATAGGAGTACCAGGAGCAGGCCCATGATCTGGTGATAGCGGAGACAGAGCTGAAGCAGGTAGTTTATATCTTCAGCTGTAACAACTCGACAATTCAGATCAAAGGCAAGGTCAACTCCATCATCACAGGTAAGTGCTTGTTGCTCTATCTCAAAgttatatactgtgtgtgtgtatatatatatatatatatatatatatatatatatatatatatatactgtacacacacacacatatacatatacatatatatatatacatatacatatatatatatatatgcagtaTGTGGTTCCTGAGTTTCTCTTACGTCTGTCTCCATAGATAACTGTAAGAAACTGGGCCTAGTGTTTGACAATGCTGTGGGAATCGTTGAAATAATCAACTCCAAAGACATTAAGATTCAGGTGAGCTTAGCAAAAATGTTTGGCAGGGAAATCTTACAGTAATCTTACGACAAGCATTTGTATAACATTTAACTCTGGATTGGCTGCAGTGGAGTGTCAATGGAGTTTCTTTTTGCTAGGTGATGGGGAAAGTACCCACCATCTCCATCAACAAGACAGAAGGCTGCCACGTGTACCTGAGCCAAGAGGCACTGGACTGTGAGATCGTCAGTGCCAAGAGCTCTGAGATGAACATCCTTATACCACAGGGCGATGATTATGTGAGTGTGGTTGTATAGAAAATGCAAGTAGGCCTGTGTTTGAGGGAGAAGATGTTTTATTACTTGACGCTTTTGAATGCAATAAATGAATTTCTTTCCTTGATAGTATTGAAATACACATTCTTTAATTTGACATGTTTGCGATTCACAGAGAGAGTTCCCAGTCCCAGAGCAGTTTAAGACCGTCTGGGACGGCTCCAAGCTGGTGACGGAGCCCACAGAGATGGCTGGCTGATCTGATGACTCTTCTCCCCACTCCTGGTCCGCATCTCTACAATcatctcctgtcctcctccctactccccttctctcccaactcactgcaCTTTTAATAGTAAACTCCGTCCAAGATCAGACCGACTGTGGTAAAAAAAGGGattacaacacacagacaccactgcTTTAGATAGGTATTGGGTTGGAAATTGATCTAGGGTTTTACTGCCAAATGAAATTGTTTGAAAAGGGACATTTGGAGGTAAAATGTCCTCTTCAGATCCAGCCCGTACATAGCAATTGATATATTCCCTATAGGCACTTTCAATGCGTAGTTTGAGTATTATGAAAGGTCCCATTTGTCAAAACCATTGTAGTTATTTTTCATCTACCTGCATTTTATTTGTCTGCAATTATGATTGTGCTATACTCTTGACAAAAAAAATCTTCTTAATAATTGTAATGAGGCCTTTCTACCACTCATTGTTCAAAACCAGTTTCAGATTCAATTGGTCCACTGTTCTACATTTTCGCcccattttttaaaaaacaattgATTCTCAGACATTTTTTATACATCATTTGATTGTGTGGATTTTTGTgtgcatttttttattttacaagtAGTTCTCATAATTTTTCGATTCAAGATTCAACCACAAAAGTTGCTGAGTGATGATCACTGAGAGAAATCTTTTGTGCCAAGGATGATACAGCATTGAAGAGTATCTGTTTTTTTAAGCAAGAAGTAGGGGTTATCAATTTTCAGTGGCAGATAGTTTTATCTCGACAAATGTAATGTTTTCATTGAGGTGTACCATCACTCACAATTTATTTGGCAAATTTTATAACTGTCAAGTCACTGGTTCTATATAGCAGACCAATTCTGAGGGGTAAGTTATGAAGTTGGCTCAACAAGTTAGCTGGCTAACTTTTGTGGTGTATTCCGGTAAGCAGAATTGACAAGTGATGGGCTCCATACAAATCTGGACAATGTATGAGAAATCCAATGCCTAAATCGTACTTATGAAAAAGCTGGATATGTGGTCTAGATAGGCACAGAAAAAAAGTCTAATTTGATTTTGTTTAATGACAGGATCATACCGGTTGGATATGTtgtgaaatgtgttgaaaaGGAAAGCAGCAATTCACTATAATGCCACTATGATCACAAGTTCCctggtgtgttgtgtctgtctgttgcttaaaatgcaaaaaaaaaaaaaaaaacttaaatgacttcacatacacactgtacGCTTGTTGTCTATTGGAAACGTTACTCTAAACACCTTAAAGCCTGGCTAGAAGTTGATCTTCACTGGTAAAACCCATGCCTTAATAAGTGTAAGTGTGCACACAGTAGTACTTCAATGTACAGAAATGCTTTATTTCCATATATCATATTTTTGGTAATCTGAAACATGACTGGATATAGCCAGATATTGACATGTTAGATCCAAATGAGTTATCTACAAACAACTGTAAAATGTTTAACCCctatttttcaaaataaaaaagtgtCATAAGATTTGGATCTCTAAATATTAATGACATAACACAGGTACAGTGAGTCACTATGTCAATACATTGAAAAATGCAGGTCATTTTGACACACTATTCTACATACAACTGTTACTATGGAAAAATTCCCATGTAAAGTATGCTTTATTGCACATTGAAAACATGAAATACATCAGCCTTGATAAACACTGTATTTCACATTACACTGATTAGTGCTGGTAATTGAAAATGCACTTGCTAGTGCATCTCTTTCAAATACATTGTGTGCattgatttgattatttttatttttaagatGAAAGTGCATGTTTGAAGATGAGGTATGAGAGGTATAGAGTATAGACACAATCTATACAGGCAAAAATATGACATACTGGGATGAAAATGTATCACTTCACAATACAATGAAAAAAAGgtttaaaaaatccaaacaagtaCTAAAATACACAGATTATTCATACAGCTCTGTTTGGAGCTTGCTCAGTGCTTTATAACCATATTTCCCTGGGAGTCTTGGGTGAACAGCATCTCTGCTTCCAAATCTTGATCGGTGTCTTCGTCAGATGATCCCTTCAAGCCACCACCCCGACTGGAATTATTAGTCCAGTCCTTCAAAGGGCTCCACGATCGGTGGTTTCTGTGGGCGATCACACGGAAGCCCTGAGAGTCCTGTGTGAAGAGTGAGGCCATGCTGTCTGTTTCAAACTCCTTCTGAGCAACTTTAAAGACTGATCTCCGAGGTGACGAACACTTAGTCTCCAATGGCCTAGATTTAGCTGCAGCGCTGCTGGGTGACAGAGGTCTCCTCTTTAGTGGTGATCGACTCCTTCCCAAATCCTGCCACCTAGCTGTACTAGATGGGCAGTTCTCTTTCCCTGTATTCTTAGCAGGTGAGCGCAAGGGGGAACAGACCTTTCTCTGAGTTGAGGTGTGCTCAGCAAGGGGCATCTGAGCCCTGAAATCCCTCTCACTCATCTGGGACACACTAAATACACTATCTTCTCTTACTGGGACATTTCTTTGATGTAAGGTCTTGAGGCACTGGGAGTCCTGGGTATTGTGCTCCCATTGGCTCAGGGACAATGTTTCAGGAATAGGCAGGCACTGGACTGGTGTTTGTTTACCTGCTGATTCAGGGATGGAACAGAGTTCAGAAAGCCTTCTCTTCCCCTCAGGTTCTTCAACTTCTTCATCAGACTCACATCCTCTGATTAAATGCAGGAAGGTCTGCTCTTTTTTCCAGTTACCAGAATACATGAGATGGTCTTTTTCACATAAATGAACTGATTGCCCACCAACATCTCTGGAACTTGTCATTTCAGATATGTCACGTTCAAAAATGGTGTCAGAGGTCTTCATAGAGGTCTGACATCCAAAATCTGTTACTGACTGTCTCTCCGCAGATTTTATGGGGACTGTGTCTGATGCATTCATACACGGCTCCGGAGGTAAAGTTGGCTTCTTTTCAGCATCTATGGAAAGGGCAACATCCATTAAGATGACACTCATAAAATAAAGTCAGAATTTACCATCTCTGATCTTTTCTCTTCACTCACCTTTGCGCTGAGGGCTAAAGAACGAGGATATGGTGCTCTGTTTGGTCGCAGGCATGGCGTGTACAGTCTGCGTGAAA
This genomic interval carries:
- the cap2 gene encoding adenylyl cyclase-associated protein 2 isoform X1; the encoded protein is METLVDRLEQAVIRLEEVSVKLQDRGMANGDMVNGINGVLSEWMEAFDVLLKGPVAEYLKHSRAIGDDVAKHAEMVNSALQVERAFLKMASTHQEPAQQTELADLLRPLSEKIQEVQSFREKHRGSNFFNHLSAISESIPALGWVAIGQKPGPYVKEMNDAAMFYTNRVLKDYKDSDARHVDWVHSYLSIWTEMQEFIKLYHATGLAWSTTGPIAPVSLSGPAPVGPCPPPPPPPPGPPPVFTDEEGPKQGGPSAQRSALFAQLNQGADITKVLKHVSDEQKTHKNPGLRSQGGPQQGQQQQASPAKSKNQRKKQNKKHPPVLELEGKKWRVEYQEQAHDLVIAETELKQVVYIFSCNNSTIQIKGKVNSIITDNCKKLGLVFDNAVGIVEIINSKDIKIQVMGKVPTISINKTEGCHVYLSQEALDCEIVSAKSSEMNILIPQGDDYREFPVPEQFKTVWDGSKLVTEPTEMAG
- the cap2 gene encoding adenylyl cyclase-associated protein 2 isoform X2, whose translation is METLVDRLEQAVIRLEEVSVKLQDRGMANGDMVNGINGVLSEWMEAFDVLLKGPVAEYLKHSRAIGDDVAKHAEMVNSALQVERAFLKMASTHQEPAQTELADLLRPLSEKIQEVQSFREKHRGSNFFNHLSAISESIPALGWVAIGQKPGPYVKEMNDAAMFYTNRVLKDYKDSDARHVDWVHSYLSIWTEMQEFIKLYHATGLAWSTTGPIAPVSLSGPAPVGPCPPPPPPPPGPPPVFTDEEGPKQGGPSAQRSALFAQLNQGADITKVLKHVSDEQKTHKNPGLRSQGGPQQGQQQQASPAKSKNQRKKQNKKHPPVLELEGKKWRVEYQEQAHDLVIAETELKQVVYIFSCNNSTIQIKGKVNSIITDNCKKLGLVFDNAVGIVEIINSKDIKIQVMGKVPTISINKTEGCHVYLSQEALDCEIVSAKSSEMNILIPQGDDYREFPVPEQFKTVWDGSKLVTEPTEMAG
- the LOC121695175 gene encoding uncharacterized protein LOC121695175, with product MSSPHNCCEVWIDTTELREKKREKRKRQTRPISKLLNPLARCGGYSVAVALNFTQTVHAMPATKQSTISSFFSPQRKDAEKKPTLPPEPCMNASDTVPIKSAERQSVTDFGCQTSMKTSDTIFERDISEMTSSRDVGGQSVHLCEKDHLMYSGNWKKEQTFLHLIRGCESDEEVEEPEGKRRLSELCSIPESAGKQTPVQCLPIPETLSLSQWEHNTQDSQCLKTLHQRNVPVREDSVFSVSQMSERDFRAQMPLAEHTSTQRKVCSPLRSPAKNTGKENCPSSTARWQDLGRSRSPLKRRPLSPSSAAAKSRPLETKCSSPRRSVFKVAQKEFETDSMASLFTQDSQGFRVIAHRNHRSWSPLKDWTNNSSRGGGLKGSSDEDTDQDLEAEMLFTQDSQGNMVIKH